The genomic segment TGGATAATAATAAATATCGTCCTTGTGTTCCACGACTTCTTCCAGCGTCCCGTAGTGGCTGATAAATTCGTCCAGACACTCTACGATATAGTCGGGAAGTTCCTCTATCATTTCATACATAGAGTTCAGTTCTTCAATGGAAACATACTCGCCAATCGCAATGGGAAAGTTATCGGTATCATGGATTGCGTATTCCTCATACTGTTCATTCAAGCCGATTTTTTCTTTCACATCTTCCTCGTCAATGGGGAACGTGAACCACGCACCGACTAAATAGCCCTCGTTGTATTTGCCAAGATTAGCAATATAAACCGCCATATCATCAATCATAAGCACCACCTCATTTCCTACTCTGGCAGTTCAAAGATACCGTGTTCCGTTACTAAAAATTTCCCGTGTTCCTGCAAGTGAGAAGCGTAGGCTTCA from the Blautia wexlerae DSM 19850 genome contains:
- a CDS encoding antirestriction protein ArdA, whose product is MIDDMAVYIANLGKYNEGYLVGAWFTFPIDEEDVKEKIGLNEQYEEYAIHDTDNFPIAIGEYVSIEELNSMYEMIEELPDYIVECLDEFISHYGTLEEVVEHKDDIYYYPDCETMTDVAYYYIDELQALGDIPPSLQNYIDYEAYGRDLDMGGCFIETSRGMCEIPY